From Nicotiana tabacum cultivar K326 chromosome 22, ASM71507v2, whole genome shotgun sequence, one genomic window encodes:
- the LOC107778253 gene encoding bidirectional sugar transporter SWEET1: MGVVHALQFTFGIFGNAATLFLFLVPTFTFKRIIKNRSTEQFSGLPYVMTFLNCLLSAWYGLPFITSDNILVTTINGAGATIELIYVLIFLALAPNKQKGKILATLLLVLLVFAGAALVSLLVFHGKNRKLFCGTAATIFSIVMYASPMSIIRLVIRTKSVEYMPFFLSFAVVISCTCWFTYAMLGRDPFIGISTGVGLFLGIVQLILYAIYCDKKVLTNKSTDVSLEMDNGHSNVKLHYEEKQYNQSNHEQV; the protein is encoded by the exons ATGGGTGTTGTTCACGCTCTACAATTTACTTTCGGGATTTTCG GAAATGCTGCTACTCTGTTTCTCTTCTTGGTACCAAC GTTTACATTCAAGAGGATAATCAAGAACAGATCGACGGAACAGTTCTCTGGCTTACCTTACGTCATGACCTTTCTCAACTGCTTGCTTTCTGCATG GTACGGTCTGCCTTTTATAACATCTGACAATATtctagtaacaacaataaatggGGCTGGAGCTACAATTGAGCTCATTTACGTGCTGATCTTTCTCGCACTTGCACCCAATAAACAGAAGGGAAAAATCTTAGCAACCCTCCTTTTAGTCCTCCTCGTTTTTGCTGGCGCAGCGCTTGTTTCCTTGCTTGTTTTTCATGGGAAAAATAGGAAGCTGTTTTGTGGTACAGCTGCCACCATCTTCTCCATCGTTATGTATGCATCTCCTATGTCTATCATA AGACTAGTAATCAGGACAAAGAGTGTGGAGTACATGCCATTTTTCCTGTCATTTGCAGTTGTCATATCTTGCACCTGTTGGTTTACCTATGCCATGCTTGGGAGGGATCCATTTATTGGT ATTTCAACAGGGGTTGGCTTGTTTTTAGGAATAGTGCAGCTGATCTTGTATGCCATTTACTGTGACAAGAAAGTTTTAACCAACAAATCAACTGATGTGTCTCTGGAGATGGACAACGGCCATAGCAATGTTAAACTTCACTATGAGGAGAAGCAATATAACCAGTCGAACCATGAGCAAGTCTAG